The following proteins are encoded in a genomic region of Fundidesulfovibrio putealis DSM 16056:
- a CDS encoding LexA family transcriptional regulator, which yields MKRAIPQSPVKGFTAESVLSRIMSATGIRSQSELARVLGIGRQAVTDAKKRSHIPADWYLYLCRKYGLNPQWLESGMGPMYIAGQDATQSSRDHTVPGSHPDEFSYVPKVRARLSAGGGSLVVDEAIDSYYAFRHAWLRRKGQISQMRLMRVSGDSMEPTLRDEDVVLIDLSQTEIYTGKIYAVGIDEEIVVKRLDKKPGQLVLVSDNRQFYPALEVTMDEGASVRVLGRVIWMAREVF from the coding sequence ATGAAGCGAGCCATCCCCCAGTCGCCGGTCAAGGGTTTCACCGCAGAGTCTGTCCTGTCGCGGATCATGAGCGCCACGGGCATCCGCTCTCAGTCCGAGCTGGCCAGAGTCCTGGGGATAGGCCGACAGGCCGTCACGGACGCCAAGAAGCGCTCGCACATCCCGGCGGACTGGTATCTGTACCTGTGCCGCAAGTACGGCCTGAATCCCCAGTGGCTGGAATCGGGCATGGGCCCCATGTACATCGCGGGGCAGGACGCCACGCAGTCCTCGCGCGACCATACGGTGCCCGGCTCGCACCCGGACGAATTTTCGTACGTCCCCAAGGTTCGCGCCCGCCTGTCCGCCGGGGGCGGCAGCCTGGTGGTGGACGAGGCCATCGACTCCTACTACGCCTTCCGCCACGCCTGGCTGCGCCGCAAGGGCCAGATCAGCCAGATGCGCCTGATGCGCGTCTCGGGCGACTCCATGGAACCCACTCTTCGCGACGAGGACGTGGTGCTGATCGACCTGTCCCAGACCGAAATCTACACGGGAAAGATCTACGCCGTGGGCATCGACGAGGAGATCGTGGTCAAGCGCCTGGACAAGAAGCCCGGCCAGCTGGTGCTGGTGAGCGACAACCGCCAGTTCTACCCGGCGCTTGAGGTCACCATGGACGAGGGCGCGAGCGTGCGCGTGCTGGGCAGGGTGATCTGGATGGCACGCGAGGTTTTCTAG
- a CDS encoding M48 family metallopeptidase: protein MIRRNLPAILIAAAVILAAACSTVPYTGRSQMNFLGQKEELALGQQAARQVMQTEKISRDPVMNAAVNRVGRNIAAVANMPGARWEFHVIDKAEPNAFCLPGGIIFVYSGIFKYARNDDQLAAVIGHEVAHALARHGAERMSQQMAVALPGVAVATVLDMQSPVMGQAFARVYGIGAQVGYALPHSRSQELEADRIGLILMAKAGYDPEAAVSFWQNMSRAGGAKLPAFLSTHPVGQARIQAIIRALPEARSYAPGKREQFIPPDDDPPPGVRG from the coding sequence ATGATACGCCGAAACCTGCCCGCCATCTTGATAGCCGCCGCCGTGATTCTGGCCGCAGCCTGTTCCACCGTCCCCTACACCGGGCGCAGCCAGATGAATTTTCTGGGCCAGAAGGAAGAGCTGGCGCTCGGCCAGCAGGCCGCGCGACAGGTGATGCAGACGGAAAAAATCTCGCGCGATCCCGTGATGAACGCCGCAGTCAACCGGGTGGGGCGAAACATCGCCGCCGTGGCCAACATGCCCGGAGCCCGCTGGGAATTCCACGTGATCGACAAGGCCGAACCCAACGCCTTCTGTCTGCCGGGCGGCATCATCTTCGTCTATTCGGGGATATTCAAGTACGCCCGCAACGATGACCAGCTGGCCGCCGTGATCGGGCATGAGGTGGCCCACGCCCTGGCCCGGCACGGGGCCGAGCGCATGAGCCAGCAGATGGCCGTGGCCCTGCCCGGCGTGGCCGTGGCCACGGTGCTGGACATGCAGTCGCCGGTGATGGGGCAGGCCTTCGCCCGCGTGTACGGCATCGGCGCGCAGGTGGGGTATGCCTTGCCGCACAGCCGCTCTCAGGAACTGGAGGCCGACCGCATCGGGCTCATCCTCATGGCAAAGGCCGGGTACGACCCCGAGGCCGCGGTCAGCTTCTGGCAGAACATGAGCCGGGCGGGGGGAGCGAAACTTCCGGCGTTTTTATCAACGCATCCGGTGGGACAGGCGCGCATCCAGGCCATCATCAGGGCGCTGCCCGAGGCGCGGAGCTACGCGCCCGGCAAGCGCGAACAGTTCATCCCGCCCGACGACGATCCGCCGCCGGGCGTTCGGGGCTGA
- a CDS encoding MFS transporter, translating to MDRSRPVYAWAMYDFANSAYVTTVATALLPAYFAAVVAPDGLRLGQTSIPAVSLWGYAVSLAAALVFVMAPVLGSVADRGGLRRRFLILSCVTGSVAAMLTGLCGPGDIALTLGLFICAHTAFNAGNTFYDAFLPDIAPPDQRDRVSSLGYAFGYAGGGLQLALALALVEGHGFLGLDKGQAVRLGMALAGAWWLGFALITFRGLPEPAGTDLTRPSWPRMAADGFRGAWAALRMVMARPNLFQFLIAYLFYNDGVQTVISMATIYGQQEIGLSEGVLVLTLLGIQAVALVGAVLFARLAGRFGTKPALMLSLVGWIGIAVYGFSIKTAQEYFALGVGVGLVLGGSQALSRSLFSQLVPPGAPAVFFGFFSVLTKLSAVLGPLVFAVVRQTTGSARPAVLALVLFFIVGLALLMRVRTGEAHA from the coding sequence ATGGACCGCTCCAGGCCCGTATACGCATGGGCCATGTACGATTTCGCCAACTCCGCCTACGTCACCACGGTGGCCACGGCCCTGTTGCCTGCCTATTTCGCGGCTGTGGTCGCGCCGGACGGACTGCGCCTGGGCCAGACCTCGATCCCGGCGGTGAGCCTCTGGGGCTACGCCGTCAGCCTCGCCGCCGCGCTGGTCTTCGTCATGGCCCCGGTGCTGGGCTCCGTGGCCGACCGGGGCGGGCTGCGCAGACGCTTCCTTATACTCTCCTGCGTGACGGGCAGCGTCGCCGCCATGCTTACGGGCCTGTGCGGCCCTGGCGACATTGCGCTCACGCTGGGGCTTTTCATCTGCGCCCACACCGCCTTCAACGCAGGCAACACCTTCTACGACGCCTTCCTGCCGGACATCGCCCCGCCGGACCAGCGCGACCGCGTCTCCAGCCTGGGCTACGCCTTCGGGTACGCGGGCGGCGGGTTGCAGCTGGCCCTGGCCCTTGCTCTGGTGGAGGGGCACGGCTTTCTCGGCCTGGACAAGGGCCAGGCCGTCCGGCTGGGCATGGCCCTGGCCGGGGCATGGTGGCTGGGATTCGCGCTGATAACCTTCAGGGGCCTGCCGGAACCGGCAGGCACGGACCTCACGCGCCCGTCCTGGCCCCGCATGGCCGCCGACGGATTCCGTGGCGCCTGGGCCGCGCTTCGCATGGTCATGGCCCGGCCCAATCTGTTCCAGTTCCTGATTGCCTATCTGTTTTACAACGACGGCGTGCAGACGGTCATCAGCATGGCCACCATCTACGGCCAGCAGGAGATCGGCCTGTCCGAGGGCGTGCTGGTGCTGACGCTTCTGGGCATCCAGGCCGTGGCCCTGGTCGGGGCGGTCCTGTTCGCCCGGCTGGCCGGACGCTTCGGCACGAAACCGGCGCTCATGCTCTCCCTTGTGGGGTGGATAGGCATTGCGGTGTATGGGTTCAGCATCAAGACTGCGCAGGAATATTTCGCGCTGGGCGTGGGCGTCGGGCTGGTGCTGGGGGGATCGCAGGCCTTGTCACGCTCGCTGTTCAGCCAGCTGGTTCCGCCCGGCGCACCAGCAGTATTTTTCGGTTTCTTTTCCGTGCTCACAAAACTATCCGCCGTGCTCGGCCCGCTGGTGTTCGCGGTGGTGCGCCAGACCACCGGCTCGGCCCGGCCCGCCGTCCTGGCTCTGGTGCTCTTCTTTATTGTAGGGCTTGCGCTATTGATGCGCGTGCGAACCGGAGAAGCCCATGCATAG
- a CDS encoding DUF3859 domain-containing protein — protein sequence MHRFIVAIALCLLALTAHPAWAGVTGARVVSIGEMDKGAPAGGDQIGIEGRPGIRFGMELVPEGTPQGGPVVLEARLKRPDDPADSPPMRWLVAARIGIPVMSAWEFAYDWEVEPGLWTMTVSYEDAVLATASFMVVQPDPQSQAQASSKPVDTRQDKKASDTTPAKSQTAPPAPLPKSGDAKASTGKQSEAQKPESSKSNTAKTEALKPESAKPETGKPEASRQDTAKPDTQKPAAQRQDASPPAPQKQPESNKTVAPPQKDRPVKPLADVQGQSQGQGSSTDLPGSSGKRVQVLVAGVYSEEARALWVAAFLKKSGVKACVRAEDRGGKKRWSLVAGWRDTPEEARRAKEELTPTVGEIVIVPMSAADLEKGLQCR from the coding sequence ATGCATAGATTCATTGTGGCCATTGCTTTGTGCCTGCTCGCGCTGACGGCGCATCCTGCCTGGGCGGGCGTGACCGGCGCCAGGGTCGTGTCCATCGGCGAGATGGACAAGGGCGCCCCGGCTGGCGGCGACCAGATCGGCATCGAAGGCAGGCCGGGGATCCGCTTCGGCATGGAGCTGGTTCCTGAAGGGACCCCGCAGGGCGGGCCGGTGGTGCTGGAAGCCCGCCTCAAGCGGCCAGACGACCCGGCAGACAGCCCGCCCATGCGCTGGCTGGTGGCCGCGCGCATCGGCATCCCGGTCATGAGCGCCTGGGAATTCGCTTACGACTGGGAAGTGGAGCCGGGCCTGTGGACCATGACCGTCTCGTATGAAGACGCGGTGCTGGCCACGGCCAGCTTCATGGTGGTGCAGCCGGACCCGCAGTCTCAGGCCCAGGCGTCGTCCAAGCCGGTTGATACGCGCCAGGACAAAAAAGCGTCCGACACCACACCGGCAAAATCACAAACGGCCCCCCCCGCTCCGTTGCCCAAGTCCGGCGATGCCAAGGCGTCCACAGGCAAACAGTCCGAAGCGCAGAAGCCCGAGTCGTCCAAGTCGAATACGGCAAAGACCGAGGCGCTCAAACCGGAATCGGCGAAACCGGAGACGGGCAAGCCCGAAGCATCCAGGCAGGACACTGCAAAGCCGGACACGCAAAAGCCCGCAGCCCAAAGGCAGGATGCCAGCCCTCCTGCGCCCCAGAAGCAGCCGGAATCGAACAAAACCGTCGCGCCACCGCAGAAGGATCGACCGGTCAAGCCGCTGGCCGACGTCCAGGGGCAAAGCCAGGGCCAGGGCAGCTCCACGGATTTGCCGGGCTCTTCCGGGAAACGCGTGCAGGTTCTGGTGGCCGGAGTCTACTCGGAAGAAGCCCGCGCCCTGTGGGTGGCGGCGTTTCTCAAGAAAAGCGGGGTGAAGGCTTGCGTGCGCGCGGAAGATCGGGGCGGGAAGAAACGCTGGAGCCTGGTGGCCGGATGGCGCGACACCCCGGAAGAAGCCCGGCGCGCCAAGGAGGAGCTGACGCCCACCGTGGGGGAGATCGTCATCGTCCCCATGAGTGCGGCGGACCTGGAGAAAGGGTTGCAGTGCCGCTAA